A DNA window from Zingiber officinale cultivar Zhangliang chromosome 3A, Zo_v1.1, whole genome shotgun sequence contains the following coding sequences:
- the LOC122050999 gene encoding ubiquitin-like modifier-activating enzyme 5 produces the protein MQMEEDLQTLLQDLEALKACISNPSRVDSVDQIKERVVQVMNSKKAGMAKRSKVKDMSAEVIDNNPYSRLMALQRMGIVVNYERIREFSVAIVGIGGVGSVAAEMLTRCGIGRLLLYDYDTVELANMNRLFFRPDQVGMTKTDAAVQTLEEINPDVVLESYSLNITTVEGFGVFMESLKREVSLRSKQKSGVDLVLSCVDNYEARMVVNQACNELRQTWMESGVSEDAVSGHIQLLVPGETACFACAPPLVVASGVDERTLKREGVCAASLPTTMGVVAGLLVQNALKYLLKFGNVSPYLGYNSLKDFFPTMEMRPNPQCSNGACIERQEEYLQAKPAREAAAKAKLEVESSENDGPLHVDNEWNISVVDDKEIETINASSSSAALPEGLIHELPVAEIDPGAETKEIEDDLMELQRQLDALNAS, from the exons ATGCAGATGGAGGAAGATCTGCAAACccttctccaagatctggaagCCCTCAAAGCATGCATCTCCAATCCCAGTCGCGTCGATTCCGTCGATCAG ATTAAAGAACGAGTTGTTCAGGTTATGAACTCGAAAAAAGCTGGCATGGCTAAGCGATCCAAAGTGAAG GACATGAGCGCTGAGGTTATCGATAACAACCCATACAGTAGGCTGATGGCGCTTCAACGTATGGGTATTGTAGTGAACTACGAAAGAATACGAGAATTCTCTGTTGCAATAGTA GGCATAGGTGGTGTAGGCAGTGTTGCTGCAGAGATGCTCACTAGATGTGGGATTGGTCGCCTATTATTATATGACTATGACACTGTTGAGTTGGCTAACATGAACAGGCTATTCTTTCGTCCTGATCAG GTAGGCATGACCAAGACTGATGCTGCTGTTCAAACCCTTGAAGAAATCAATCCTGATGTTGTGTTGGAG AGCTATTCATTGAACATCACAACAGTGGAAGGGTTTGGAGTTTTTATGGAGAGCCTTAAAAGAGAAGTTTCACTGAGAAGTAAACAGAAGAGTGGGGTTGATCTTGTTTTGAGCTGTGTTGACAACTACGAGGCTCGTATGGTTGTGAATCAG GCATGCAATGAATTGCGACAGACATGGATGGAATCTG GTGTATCTGAAGATGCTGTTTCAGGTCATATACAATTGCTGGTTCCTGGAGAAACTGCTTGTTTTGCTTGTGCTCCTCCTTTG GTTGTAGCATCTGGAGTGGATGAGCGAACACTTAAGCGTGAAGGCGTATGTGCTGCATCCTTACCAACAACTATG GGGGTTGTGGCTGGTCTCCTTGTTCAGAATGCACTGAAATACCTGTTGAAATTTGGGAATGTTTCACCTTATTTG GGATATAATTCACTTAAAGATTTTTTTCCTACCATGGAAATGAGACCGAATCCACAATGTTCCAATGGAGCCTGCATTGAGCGACAG GAGGAGTATCTTCAAGCAAAACCAGCTAGAGAAGCCGCTGCAAAAGCAAAGCTAGAAGTTGAATCTTCTGAAAATGATGGCCCGCTCCATGTTGATAATGAGTGGAATATAAG TGTGGTTGATGATAAGGAGATTGAAACCATAAATGCATCTTCTTCATCAG CTGCTCTACCGGAGGGCCTCATTCATGAACTCCCTGTTGCTGAAATAGATCCTGGTGCAGAAACAAAAGAAATCGAGGATGATCTTATGGAACTACAACGGCAGCTCGATGCTCTCAATGCATCTTGA
- the LOC122050997 gene encoding membrane-anchored ubiquitin-fold protein 4-like, translating into MPEQENQVELKFRLYDGSDIGPIRCASSSTVAMLKERVISEWPRDKKIIPRVATDVKLICGGKILENSKTVAQCRSPFGEIPAGFITMLVVVQPSSNKIKTGKKVGELSKKTTCSCTIL; encoded by the exons ATGCCAGAACAGGAGAATCAGGTCGAGCTCAAGTTCCGTCTTTATGATGGTTCGGACATCGGGCCGATCCGCTGCGCTTCTTCTTCCACCGTCGCGATGCTCAAGGAAAGGGTAATCTCCGAGTGGCCGCGAG ATAAGAAGATCATTCCAAGGGTGGCCACTGATGTGAAGTTAATATGTGGTGGCAAGATTTTGGAGAACAGCAAAACAGTTGCTCAGTGTAGATCACCTTTTGGAGAAATTCCTGCTGGGTTTATCACCATGCTTGTTGTTGTCCAACCATCCTCGAATAAAATTAAAACAG GAAAGAAGGTAGGCGAGCTATCGAAGAAGACCACCTGTTCATGCACCATACTGTAG